From the Bacteroidota bacterium genome, one window contains:
- a CDS encoding DUF4476 domain-containing protein, with protein MKQLIYFFLLFSAFRANAQQEPELPISPRRNNRIHENNIVEKYAWYKIFNQHPIQIGSAYLFSQLTPLEVFIPIQNIIPSAFDLLLFTVYNSPFDDRRIKISTHYIQENGVFSFQLLEILALLSFDTNRFELAKFAYPYVIDKEHYFLVLNAFELERYKSELIEFIYRY; from the coding sequence ATGAAACAATTAATTTACTTTTTTCTGTTGTTTTCTGCATTTAGAGCAAATGCGCAACAAGAACCAGAATTACCAATAAGTCCCAGAAGAAATAATAGAATACATGAAAATAATATTGTAGAAAAATATGCATGGTATAAAATATTTAATCAACATCCAATACAAATAGGATCTGCATACCTATTTTCACAATTAACTCCTTTAGAAGTATTTATCCCAATTCAAAACATTATTCCTTCAGCTTTTGATCTGCTATTATTTACGGTTTATAATTCTCCTTTTGATGATAGAAGAATTAAAATATCTACTCATTATATTCAAGAAAATGGTGTTTTTTCATTTCAATTGTTAGAAATTCTTGCCTTACTTTCGTTTGATACAAATAGATTTGAATTGGCTAAATTTGCTTATCCTTATGTTATTGACAAGGAACACTATTTTCTGGTATTGAATGCTTTTGAATTAGAAAGATATAAAAGTGAATTGATTGAATTTATTTATAGGTATTAA
- a CDS encoding DUF2219 family protein produces MQLQIHSLFIVLFSYTSFSQEVPKEKKSHLIQGFRLDFEQDFLLEYMGFPILNSDRNYTQGAGVTLFLKPSQKITNCLFSNFSQNGSNFFYPAEFSLQLGAFTPNELRDPKPIIGDRPYSTLVMLGIKNSLMIEAEKKLVQKGLYLGILGIDGPARDLQTKIHKGMNEFNTKSPFNPMGVIGK; encoded by the coding sequence ATGCAACTTCAAATTCACTCACTTTTTATTGTGCTTTTTTCTTATACTTCCTTTTCACAAGAAGTTCCTAAAGAAAAAAAATCACATTTAATTCAAGGTTTTAGACTTGATTTTGAGCAAGACTTTCTACTTGAATATATGGGATTTCCTATATTAAATTCGGACAGAAATTACACACAAGGAGCAGGCGTAACATTATTTTTAAAGCCATCACAAAAAATTACTAATTGTTTGTTTTCAAATTTTTCACAAAATGGTTCAAATTTTTTTTATCCAGCAGAATTTTCTTTACAACTTGGTGCTTTTACTCCTAATGAATTAAGAGACCCGAAGCCAATTATTGGCGACAGGCCTTACTCAACTTTAGTAATGCTTGGAATAAAAAACTCCTTAATGATTGAAGCAGAAAAAAAATTAGTACAAAAAGGTTTATATCTCGGAATATTAGGAATTGATGGTCCAGCAAGAGATCTGCAAACCAAAATCCATAAAGGCATGAATGAATTTAATACAAAATCGCCTTTCAATCCAATGGGTGTAATCGGTAAATAG
- a CDS encoding zinc dependent phospholipase C family protein, with amino-acid sequence MKNEVAANLPEDNFFKGAMLKYPHIAAWGAVGPDLGYNPDFSQTGWGWKRHIKNSFQLAEISHYNQVGSFALKLIQEAKSSKDERFAAFVGGWITHIAGDFGAHSIFVEPEAGFYISNESGRHLHGELEKYSDAYLFKKYAKKYCLSGWDVNINYFWEEFFGIPAIYQNKTEAKLSKDKLTGLIGDVEINFKRIYYQHYETDTTFSLIQLAKTYHRALGVKVPKFIGFDPFSMEVTMEKIKLNERGNRIDSAFNASLELAYEYLTTNDPNVFSNKWNLDIGIDGGATYVVRIKTDKGHFARSKNDLYIQFTDKNGKKSPVSLLTSKISKMKFTVYQSDNYYYHINMGGSHGELNCWDLDNLQSALIISRPKYFYSNILRIHKISLFHNGIEIAKKERSVDEYLRLTGTLNLPINKPH; translated from the coding sequence TTGAAAAATGAGGTAGCTGCAAATTTACCTGAAGACAATTTTTTCAAGGGAGCAATGCTTAAGTATCCCCACATTGCAGCATGGGGAGCCGTTGGACCTGATTTAGGATATAACCCAGATTTTAGCCAAACAGGATGGGGGTGGAAAAGGCACATTAAAAATTCTTTTCAATTAGCTGAAATTTCTCATTACAACCAGGTTGGTTCATTTGCATTAAAGTTAATTCAAGAGGCTAAATCAAGTAAAGATGAACGTTTTGCTGCATTTGTAGGGGGCTGGATTACTCATATTGCTGGTGATTTTGGTGCACACAGCATTTTTGTTGAGCCGGAGGCCGGCTTTTATATTTCCAATGAAAGCGGAAGGCATCTTCATGGTGAACTTGAAAAGTATTCAGATGCCTATTTATTTAAAAAATATGCAAAGAAGTATTGCCTTTCAGGTTGGGATGTGAATATAAATTATTTTTGGGAAGAATTCTTTGGCATTCCAGCCATTTATCAAAACAAAACTGAAGCTAAACTCTCAAAAGATAAATTAACTGGGTTGATAGGTGATGTTGAAATAAACTTTAAAAGGATTTATTATCAACATTACGAGACAGACACCACTTTTAGCCTAATTCAACTTGCCAAAACCTATCATAGAGCCTTAGGTGTGAAGGTGCCTAAGTTCATTGGTTTCGATCCTTTTTCAATGGAAGTGACTATGGAAAAAATCAAGTTAAATGAGAGGGGTAACAGGATCGATTCAGCATTTAATGCTTCACTGGAGTTGGCTTATGAATATTTAACAACCAACGATCCTAATGTTTTTAGTAATAAATGGAATCTCGATATTGGGATTGATGGAGGAGCAACGTATGTTGTTAGAATTAAGACTGATAAAGGACACTTTGCACGCTCAAAAAACGATCTTTACATTCAGTTTACTGATAAGAATGGTAAGAAAAGTCCCGTTTCTCTGCTTACTAGTAAAATTTCAAAAATGAAGTTTACTGTTTATCAATCTGACAATTACTATTATCATATCAATATGGGTGGTTCGCATGGAGAACTTAATTGCTGGGATTTAGACAATCTTCAATCTGCACTTATAATATCCAGACCCAAATATTTCTATAGTAATATTTTAAGAATTCATAAAATATCACTTTTTCATAATGGAATCGAAATAGCAAAAAAGGAAAGATCGGTTGATGAATATCTTAGGTTAACAGGCACATTAAACCTTCCGATAAATAAACCACACTAA